The genomic interval TCGGTTTGGTCTTTATAATCTTGGAAGGATTCAAATTGATCGTAGTCTGGTTCTATCAAAGAAGCTGGTTGGCCATTTTTACGTTCTTCAGCAGCATGAGCTTGACTTCCGTTTGAGCCATTTGAACCGCTCACTGCTGTAGGATTGGCATATGCGACAACATCTTTATGTGTTATAACTTTGTCACTGAGAATAATAAGCCGTTCAACCATATTTCTTAACTCCCGAATATTACCTGTCCACGGTAAGGCCTTCAGTGCATTAATAGCAGCCTGTTCAAATTTCTTTTCAGGCATACCATATTCAGCGCAGATCTCAGCGCAAAACTCTTTTGCGATGATAGGTATGTCGTCGCTACGTTCCATCAACGGCGGTACATGGATCAATATAACACTTAGTCGATGGTACAAGTCCATCCTGAACGTGTTGTTTTCGATTTCCGCTAAAAGATCCTTATTTGTCGCGGCAATTACGCGCACATTCACTTCGATCTCCTTTTCTCCGCCAACGCGTGTTATTTTGTTCTCCTGAAGTGCTCGTAGAACTTTAGCCTGAGCAGATAGGCTCATGTCACCGATTTCGTCTAAGAATAAGGTTCCATTATCTGCTTGCTCAAATTTTCCTATGCGTTGTTTGACTGCTGATGTAAATGACCCTTTTTCATGTCCAAATAACTCGCTTTCGATTAATTCAGAAGGTATTGCAGCACAGTTTACTTCAATTAACGGAGCGTTGGCCCGATTTGATTTTTCATGTAGCCAACGTGCAACAAGCTCCTTGCCACTTCCGTTAGCACCTGTAATAAGTACGCGGGCGTCAGTAGGGGCTACTCGCTCGATCGTTTCTTTAATGCGAGTTATTGGCTCAGATTCTCCTAATATTTCACGTGTTTTACTCGCTTTACGTTTTAGTACCTTTGTCTCGGTAACCAGTGTACTTCTCTCGAGTGCGTTTCGAACTGTAATTAATAGTCGGTTTAAATCAGGCGGTTTGGAGATAAAATCAAAGGCTCCTTTTTTACTTGCCTCCACTGCTGTTTCAACAGTACCGTGACCCGATATCATAATGAAAGGAAGGTCTGGCTTTAACTTGATGGCCTCGGAAAGAACTTCCATGCCGTCCATCCGACTCATTTTAATATCACAAAGAACAAGATTAATCGAGTCTTTTTTGATGATTTCCAATCCGTCTATTCCATTGTCGACATCAATGACAACGTAATTCTCATACTCTAGAATCTCACGTAAAGTACTCCGGATAGCTCTTTCGTCATCAATAATTAAAATTTTGGTACTGTTTTTTTTACTAGGCATTTATAATAATAATTGTATCGTACAAATCTATACAAGAATAAAGATAATAGGTAACTATTACAACAAACAAGAAAAAATAAAAAGCAAACCGATAAGCCGGATTCTGTGATGAATTTAACTTCATTACTGTCATTTATCTAGGCTCGCCATTGCTGACCAGCTCGAACGACCTACCCGTTTCAAATTTGCTAAAAGCAAAGAGAGCGAGCAACTCTCATTTCGAAACCTATTTGGTCTTTCAACTCTCGGGGTTTACCGCAATGCATGTCACCATGCAAGGCCGGGAGCTCTTACCTCTCGTTTTCACCCTTATCCTGTTGCCAAGACGGTTTATTTTCTGTGGCACTTTCCATCAATTATAAAAATTGTCTTCCTGTTAGGAAGCGAGATGCTCTATGTTGCCCGGACTTTCCTCCATAAATGTTCTTATGGCGACAGTATGGTTTGCTTTTTAAATTTCAGATGCAAATGTACGAATTATTAAAATTATCTAATAAATAAGTACTTTTGCGCACAACTTTAATTTTTTTAGTGATATGAGCAAACGTGCTAAGGTTATTTTTTTAAGTCTGTCAATTTTTGGGTCTTTTTTGATTTATTGTGTGTACTATTATAGCAATATGATCAAAAATGCTCCATATCGATCATATGAACTTGAATCTATCGTTTTTAAATATGGTATCGGTGATGATTTAATAAATGAGTTTGATTCTAGGACAGGCGTATTTAAGTATATGAATACGCAAGATTCGCTGGTTAGCTCAAAGGTACATTTGAATAAGGACGATTTTATTTATATTCATCATAAAGCTGCATCTTTGGGTTTTTGGAATTTTCCAGACGATATGACTCAGACCGGGGACCCTGCGGATGCGCAAGAGTCAGTTCATTATTACGTAGAATTCAATTATAAAGAAAAAAGTAAAAGTCTGTTGTTAGATGTGAACTACAACGGAAACCCTAAGCTTCATGATGCGGCGAAGACGTTTATCGAGGAAGTACAACGATTAATTAATGATGCCCAAGATCGTTAGAGACAATTAATCTAATATAATCCCTGCTTGATCCGCTGCTTCTTTACTCACTTCTACTAATTTACCATTAGAAATCAGTGCCTTTAAAGTATTGATATCGTCAGAAAATACACGATCTTCGGTTGCAAACGAAACAACTTTACGAACCTCATCGTGACAAGCTTCGATAATTTTAGATGAACGTAAGGGTCGTCTGAAATCAATCGCCTGGGCAGCATAAAGAAGTTCGATTGCTAGTATAAATTCAACATTATCAATAATTTGGTTAAACTTCCGCCCGCTGATAGAACCCATTGACACATGGTCCTCTTGGCCAAGGGAGGTAGGTATACTATCTGCACTCGCTGGAAAACAAAGGACTTTGTTTTCAGAAACCAGTGCGGCCGAACTGTATTGAGGGATCATAAACCCGGAATTTAACCCTGCGTCTTCGATTAGGAGCTTAGGGAGTCCGTATCGTCCTTCGATTATCAAATAGCTTCTACGGTCTGAGATATTCCCTATTTCAGCGGCAGCAACCGACGCATAATCTAGGGGTATG from Pedobacter indicus carries:
- a CDS encoding sigma-54-dependent transcriptional regulator — its product is MPSKKNSTKILIIDDERAIRSTLREILEYENYVVIDVDNGIDGLEIIKKDSINLVLCDIKMSRMDGMEVLSEAIKLKPDLPFIMISGHGTVETAVEASKKGAFDFISKPPDLNRLLITVRNALERSTLVTETKVLKRKASKTREILGESEPITRIKETIERVAPTDARVLITGANGSGKELVARWLHEKSNRANAPLIEVNCAAIPSELIESELFGHEKGSFTSAVKQRIGKFEQADNGTLFLDEIGDMSLSAQAKVLRALQENKITRVGGEKEIEVNVRVIAATNKDLLAEIENNTFRMDLYHRLSVILIHVPPLMERSDDIPIIAKEFCAEICAEYGMPEKKFEQAAINALKALPWTGNIRELRNMVERLIILSDKVITHKDVVAYANPTAVSGSNGSNGSQAHAAEERKNGQPASLIEPDYDQFESFQDYKDQTEKNFIKYKLEKNSWNVSKTADDIEIQRSHLYSKIEKYGLKREN